The Bacteroidales bacterium genome includes the window TTAATCATAATAAAAAATATTCTAAAAAATGCGAAGATAAATGAAAAAATCAAAGATGGAAAACAAATTCAATATGAAAATAAATAAATATGATTAACATAGATATAAATTCTTATTTTAAATATTATATTTAAAAAATTATTTTATTTTTGTTCGTGTTGAATCTAAAAATTAATTAATAAAATCTAAAGTGTAAGATGGAAGAAAATGATAAAAAAGGAAGGGAAGAAATCTTTTCAAGAGCTATAAGAGCTGGTAAAAGAACTTACTTTTTCGATGTTAAAGCAACAAGAAAAAATGATTATTATTTAACTATCACCGAAAGTAAGAAACGATATGATCAGGATGGAAAATTTCATTTTGAGAAACATAAACTTTTTTTGTATAAAGAAGATTTCGAAAAGTTTACTGAAGGTTTAAATGATGTAGTTGATTATATTAAAGAAAACCAACCTGAAATTGATGAAGATCAGACTAATTACGATGGTAATAAAAAAAATGATTTCACCGATGTTAAATTTGATGATCTAAAAGAAGAAAACTAATTAGAGCTTGCTAGAAAACTTTGTAATCTGCTTTACTATTGATATTTCAACCTGCCTGCCGGCA containing:
- a CDS encoding PUR family DNA/RNA-binding protein gives rise to the protein MEENDKKGREEIFSRAIRAGKRTYFFDVKATRKNDYYLTITESKKRYDQDGKFHFEKHKLFLYKEDFEKFTEGLNDVVDYIKENQPEIDEDQTNYDGNKKNDFTDVKFDDLKEEN